From a single Nocardioides panacis genomic region:
- the efeO gene encoding iron uptake system protein EfeO, producing MKNRRLAAALVAGVSLPALAACTDNSSSSSDATDGRTIAVTSSSDACDLSSDTAPSGRLVFTIKNTGQEVTEFYLYAADGKRIVAEVENIGPGLSRTLVVNADAATYVPACKPGMKGTGIRSELTVTESGGSGKASAAVQEQVDQANAAYREYVEDESGQLLAGTRRFVAAYTSGDDARARTLYPTVRVHWERIEPVAESFGDLDPKMDAREADLEAGQKWTGWHRIEKDLWPPSDQPYTALTKAERATYADQLLADTETLHGRIGKLTFTVDQIGNGAKSLLDEVATGKVTGEEEIWSHTDLYDFQANIDGARVAFEGLRPVLKQKDPALESEIADRFTALESMLAQYRVGADGFVSYEKLDTTQVKQLSDAVNALSEPLSKLTAAVTL from the coding sequence GTGAAGAACCGACGACTCGCTGCTGCCCTCGTGGCCGGCGTGAGCCTGCCCGCCCTGGCCGCCTGCACCGACAACTCCTCCTCGTCCTCCGACGCGACCGACGGTCGCACCATCGCGGTGACGTCGAGCAGCGACGCCTGCGACCTGTCGTCGGACACCGCCCCGTCCGGTCGCCTGGTCTTCACGATCAAGAACACCGGCCAGGAGGTCACCGAGTTCTACCTCTACGCCGCCGACGGCAAGCGGATCGTGGCCGAGGTCGAGAACATCGGCCCGGGGCTCTCCCGCACCCTCGTGGTCAACGCCGACGCCGCGACGTACGTGCCGGCCTGCAAGCCCGGCATGAAGGGCACGGGCATCCGCAGCGAGCTCACCGTCACCGAGTCCGGCGGGTCGGGCAAGGCCTCCGCAGCCGTGCAGGAGCAGGTCGACCAGGCCAACGCGGCCTACCGGGAGTACGTCGAGGACGAGTCCGGGCAGCTGCTGGCCGGCACGCGGCGGTTCGTCGCGGCCTACACCTCCGGGGACGACGCGCGGGCCCGGACGCTGTACCCCACCGTCCGGGTGCACTGGGAGCGCATCGAGCCCGTGGCCGAGTCGTTCGGCGACCTCGACCCCAAGATGGACGCCCGCGAGGCCGACCTCGAGGCCGGCCAGAAGTGGACCGGCTGGCACCGCATCGAGAAGGACCTGTGGCCGCCGAGCGACCAGCCCTACACCGCGCTGACCAAGGCCGAGCGGGCGACGTACGCCGACCAGCTGCTGGCCGACACCGAGACGCTGCACGGCCGGATCGGCAAGCTCACCTTCACCGTCGACCAGATCGGCAACGGCGCCAAGAGCCTGCTCGACGAGGTCGCGACCGGCAAGGTCACCGGCGAGGAGGAGATCTGGTCGCACACCGACCTCTACGACTTCCAGGCGAACATCGACGGCGCCCGGGTCGCCTTCGAGGGCCTGCGGCCGGTGCTGAAGCAGAAGGACCCCGCGCTGGAGTCCGAGATCGCCGACCGGTTCACCGCGCTGGAGTCGATGCTCGCGCAGTACCGCGTCGGCGCCGACGGGTTCGTCAGCTACGAGAAGCTCGACACCACCCAGGTCAAGCAGCTCTCCGACGCCGTGAACGCGCTGTCCGAGCCGCTGTCGAAGCTGACCGCCGCCGTGACGCTCTGA
- the efeU gene encoding iron uptake transporter permease EfeU, which translates to MLANYLIGLREGLEATLVVVILVAYLVKSDRRELLPRVWGGVALAVAVSLAFGALLTFGPRGLSFEAQETIGGVLSIVAVGFVTWMVMWMARSARSLSGDLKGRVDVAAAAGGASLVLVAMLAVGREGLETALFLWAATQAAAGTGGSTAGPLLGAALGLGTAVLLGYLFYRGAVKINLAKFFTWTGAILILVAAGVLGYGLHDLQEARVLPGLDSLAFDVSNVIAPGSWIGTILKGTLNFSPATTWLQAVAWVLYVGVTMTLFFRQIRRNNRPSTAPTAPARTPAGSPS; encoded by the coding sequence ATGCTGGCGAACTACCTGATCGGGCTCCGTGAAGGGCTCGAGGCCACGCTCGTCGTCGTCATCCTGGTGGCCTACCTGGTCAAGTCGGACCGGCGCGAGCTGCTGCCCCGCGTCTGGGGCGGCGTCGCCCTCGCCGTCGCGGTCTCGCTGGCCTTCGGCGCCCTGCTCACCTTCGGACCGCGCGGCCTGAGCTTCGAGGCGCAGGAGACCATCGGCGGCGTGCTGTCGATCGTCGCGGTCGGGTTCGTCACCTGGATGGTGATGTGGATGGCGCGCTCCGCCCGCAGCCTGTCCGGCGACCTCAAGGGACGCGTCGACGTGGCCGCCGCGGCCGGCGGCGCGAGCCTGGTCCTGGTGGCGATGCTGGCCGTCGGTCGCGAGGGCCTGGAGACCGCGCTGTTCCTGTGGGCCGCGACCCAGGCCGCGGCCGGCACGGGCGGCTCGACCGCCGGCCCGCTGCTCGGTGCCGCGCTCGGGCTCGGGACCGCCGTGCTGCTCGGCTACCTGTTCTACAGGGGCGCGGTGAAGATCAACCTCGCGAAGTTCTTCACGTGGACCGGCGCGATCCTGATCCTGGTCGCGGCGGGCGTGCTCGGCTACGGCCTGCACGACCTGCAGGAGGCCCGGGTGCTGCCCGGCCTGGACAGCCTCGCCTTCGACGTGAGCAACGTGATCGCGCCCGGCTCGTGGATCGGCACGATCCTCAAGGGCACCCTGAACTTCTCCCCGGCGACCACCTGGCTGCAGGCCGTCGCCTGGGTGCTCTACGTCGGGGTCACCATGACGCTCTTCTTCCGGCAGATCCGGCGCAACAACCGCCCGAGCACCGCCCCCACCGCCCCGGCACGCACGCCCGCCGGCTCCCCCTCCTGA
- a CDS encoding NAD(P)-dependent oxidoreductase gives MTDQPTVALLGTGTMGAGMARNIAAAGLPLRVWNRTRAKAEPLAGSGAQVADTAADAVRGATVVVTMLFDVESVESALAGARDGLAPGTVLVQQSTVGVAGAERLAKLAAELGLVYVDAPVLGTRKPAEDGALVVLASGPDEARATVQPVFDAIGSRTVWVGEAGQGTRLKLVANSWVLTVVEGIAESLSLARALGVDPEAFLDVVKGGAMDAPYVQLKGKAMLAGDFTPSFGLDGAAKDAGLIVEAARDAGADLGVLELVQQHLARALAAGHGDLDLAATYLEH, from the coding sequence ATGACCGACCAGCCGACCGTCGCACTCCTCGGCACCGGCACGATGGGCGCCGGCATGGCCCGCAACATCGCCGCCGCCGGCCTCCCGCTGCGGGTGTGGAACCGCACCCGCGCCAAGGCCGAGCCGCTCGCCGGCTCCGGCGCCCAGGTCGCCGACACCGCCGCCGACGCGGTCCGCGGGGCCACCGTCGTGGTCACCATGCTCTTCGACGTCGAGTCCGTGGAGTCCGCGCTGGCCGGGGCGCGGGACGGGCTGGCCCCCGGCACCGTGCTGGTCCAGCAGTCCACGGTCGGCGTCGCCGGCGCCGAGCGGCTCGCCAAGCTGGCCGCCGAGCTCGGCCTGGTGTACGTCGACGCGCCGGTCCTGGGCACCCGGAAGCCCGCCGAGGACGGGGCCCTGGTGGTCCTCGCCTCGGGGCCGGACGAGGCCCGCGCGACCGTCCAGCCGGTGTTCGACGCGATCGGCTCGCGCACGGTGTGGGTCGGCGAGGCCGGCCAGGGCACCCGCCTCAAGCTGGTCGCGAACTCGTGGGTGCTCACGGTCGTCGAGGGCATCGCGGAGTCGCTGAGCCTGGCCCGGGCGCTGGGCGTCGACCCGGAGGCGTTCCTCGACGTGGTCAAGGGCGGCGCGATGGACGCGCCGTACGTCCAGCTCAAGGGCAAGGCCATGCTGGCCGGCGACTTCACGCCGTCGTTCGGCCTGGACGGGGCGGCGAAGGACGCCGGGCTGATCGTCGAGGCCGCCCGGGACGCCGGCGCCGACCTGGGGGTCCTGGAGCTCGTGCAGCAGCACCTCGCCCGCGCCCTGGCCGCCGGGCACGGCGACCTGGACCTGGCGGCGACGTACCTGGAGCACTGA
- a CDS encoding M50 family metallopeptidase — MSAPGTGSVVGDVWDQVTTASPVPSAGLVLAAAAVALVLVLVPGAWRRTRHLVTIAHEGAHGVAALLSGRRLAGIRLHSDTSGLTVSKGRSSGPGMVLTAGAGYVGPALVGLGAAYLLSRGYAVGVLWALLVLLALLLLQIRNFFGLWSVLLAGGGLFAVTWWAGDGVQLVVAYVVTWFLLLAAPRPVVELQQERRRGRARSSDADVLARLTRVPGVLWVGGFLLGIAGCLLLGGSLLVRLP, encoded by the coding sequence GTGAGCGCACCCGGCACCGGCAGCGTCGTGGGGGACGTGTGGGACCAGGTCACCACGGCCTCGCCGGTGCCGTCCGCGGGCCTGGTGCTGGCCGCCGCCGCGGTAGCCCTCGTGCTGGTGCTGGTCCCCGGCGCGTGGCGGCGCACCCGGCACCTGGTCACGATCGCCCACGAGGGCGCGCACGGCGTGGCGGCGCTGCTCAGCGGCCGGCGGCTGGCCGGGATCCGGCTGCACTCGGACACGTCGGGGCTGACCGTCTCGAAGGGCCGCAGCAGCGGGCCGGGCATGGTGCTGACCGCCGGCGCCGGGTACGTCGGTCCCGCGCTGGTCGGGCTCGGGGCGGCGTACCTGCTCTCGCGGGGCTACGCCGTCGGCGTGCTCTGGGCCCTGCTCGTGCTGCTCGCCCTGCTGCTGCTGCAGATCCGCAACTTCTTCGGCCTGTGGTCGGTGCTGCTCGCGGGCGGGGGCCTGTTCGCGGTGACCTGGTGGGCCGGGGACGGGGTGCAGCTGGTCGTCGCCTACGTCGTGACCTGGTTCCTGCTGCTGGCCGCGCCCCGGCCGGTGGTCGAGCTCCAGCAGGAGCGCCGCCGCGGCCGGGCCCGGAGCTCGGACGCGGACGTGCTGGCCCGGCTCACCCGGGTGCCGGGGGTGCTGTGGGTCGGCGGGTTCCTGCTCGGCATCGCCGGCTGCCTGCTGCTCGGCGGCTCGCTGCTGGTCCGGCTGCCCTGA